A genomic region of uncultured Paludibaculum sp. contains the following coding sequences:
- a CDS encoding archaemetzincin family Zn-dependent metalloprotease: protein MSGLCLASLGEVEEPLMRTIAECVEERIGLQVVRRLQLPVPLDGYDRARGQMSSVAMLKLLLEQVPPGVSRILGVTESDLFIPMLTFVFGQAQLRGRAAVVSAARLRQEYYGMAPDGTALLGRARKEAMHELGHTFGLIHCPDLRCAMSLSINLPQVDSKLEWYCEGCWPVLRERLEEARYD from the coding sequence GTGAGCGGACTGTGTCTGGCCTCGTTGGGTGAGGTCGAGGAACCTCTGATGCGGACGATTGCCGAATGCGTCGAAGAACGGATTGGACTGCAGGTGGTGCGCCGCCTGCAACTGCCGGTGCCCCTGGATGGCTACGACCGCGCGCGGGGCCAGATGAGCTCGGTGGCGATGCTCAAACTGCTGCTGGAGCAGGTGCCTCCGGGCGTCTCCCGCATTCTTGGTGTCACCGAAAGCGATCTGTTCATCCCTATGTTGACGTTCGTTTTCGGGCAGGCCCAGTTGAGAGGACGCGCCGCCGTGGTGTCGGCCGCGCGGTTGCGGCAGGAGTACTATGGCATGGCTCCGGACGGGACGGCGTTGCTGGGCCGGGCGCGCAAAGAGGCCATGCACGAACTCGGCCACACGTTCGGGCTGATTCACTGTCCCGATCTGCGCTGCGCGATGAGTCTGTCCATCAACCTGCCCCAGGTGGACTCGAAGTTGGAATGGTATTGCGAAGGCTGCTGGCCCGTTCTTCGGGAACGGCTGGAAGAAGCGAGGTACGACTGA